In the genome of Acetobacter oryzifermentans, one region contains:
- the serB gene encoding phosphoserine phosphatase SerB, with protein sequence MTSLVLTLVAQREATPLDTATIALVRDILATTAEATVLSAGEAVDIPCTESAASKLPAVREALNTLPIDSVLTHTATRRKKLLVSDMDSTIVANETLDDVAAHAGIGEKIAAITARSMNGELDFAASLRERVALLKGLPASLLEKAWKDVKLNSGARELVQTMHAHGAYTALVSGGFTFFTSKVAALCGFDENHANTLLFDAEDCLTGATGQPVLGPDTKLSLLEKLTATHHLPAEATLAIGDGANDLPMLRKAGLGMAFYAKPVVRKEITAQINHTSLRTVLFAQGYPASAFIKD encoded by the coding sequence ATGACGAGCCTTGTTCTGACCCTTGTTGCCCAGCGTGAGGCAACACCCCTTGATACCGCCACCATTGCACTGGTGCGCGACATTCTGGCCACCACTGCAGAAGCCACTGTGCTTTCAGCAGGGGAAGCAGTTGATATTCCTTGCACGGAAAGTGCAGCCAGCAAGCTGCCAGCCGTGCGGGAAGCGCTGAATACCCTGCCCATAGATTCGGTGCTGACCCATACAGCCACGCGCCGCAAAAAGCTGCTGGTTTCCGATATGGACAGCACCATAGTGGCCAATGAAACATTGGATGACGTGGCAGCCCATGCCGGTATTGGTGAAAAAATAGCTGCCATTACTGCACGCTCCATGAATGGTGAGCTGGATTTTGCAGCCTCCCTGCGTGAGCGCGTGGCCCTGCTAAAGGGACTCCCCGCCTCCTTGCTGGAAAAAGCGTGGAAGGACGTCAAACTCAACTCCGGCGCGCGTGAACTGGTGCAAACCATGCACGCACACGGCGCTTACACTGCACTGGTTTCTGGCGGCTTTACCTTTTTTACCTCCAAGGTTGCCGCCCTGTGCGGGTTTGATGAAAACCACGCCAACACGTTGCTTTTTGATGCAGAAGATTGCCTGACAGGCGCAACCGGCCAACCTGTTCTGGGGCCAGATACAAAACTGAGCCTATTGGAAAAGCTAACAGCCACCCATCATCTGCCCGCAGAAGCCACGCTGGCTATTGGCGATGGTGCAAATGATCTGCCCATGTTGCGCAAGGCCGGGCTTGGTATGGCATTTTACGCCAAACCGGTTGTGCGCAAGGAGATTACAGCCCAGATCAATCATACATCCCTACGCACGGTTCTGTTTGCGCAAGGGTATCCTGCTTCTGCATTTATCAAGGACTAA